From one Lolium rigidum isolate FL_2022 chromosome 4, APGP_CSIRO_Lrig_0.1, whole genome shotgun sequence genomic stretch:
- the LOC124707596 gene encoding V-type proton ATPase subunit C-like codes for MPTKYLIVTLPVQSAAGDSEASLWRRLQESISRNSLDTPLYRFTLPRFRGTTFNSLIALSDELVRSNVLIEGLALKIRKQIEDLERDRDAGSGTLAVDGVPVDSYLSRFVWDEDKYPVKPPLKEIVASILSRVRKIEDRLKVQAADYNSVKNKLKSITRKQSISLVTRDLSNLVKPEDIITSEHLTTLLAVVPKYSQQNWLSSYEFFDTFVVPRSSKRLYEDNEYALYTVTLFAKVVDNFKVCAREKGFLIRDFAYSPEAQESKKDELEKLRQDEDAMRTSLLQFLYASYSEVFSSWMHFSAVFLFAESILRYGLSTPFLCAVLAPSPKSEKNLSSILEELCGFANSKYWKSEDGDLGDESHPYVSSTINVV; via the exons ATGCCGACGAAATATTTGATCGTCACCCTCCCCGTGCAATCCGCCGCCGGCGACTCTGAAGCctccctctggcgccgcctccagGAATCCATCTCCCGCAACTCCCTCGACACCCCGCTCTACCGC TTCACCCTCCCGCGCTTCAGAGGCACCACGTTCAACTCCCTCATCGCCCTCAGCGACGAACTCGTCAGG TCGAACGTCTTGATCGAGGGGCTGGCGCTTAAGATCCGGAAGCAGATCGAGGACCTAGAACGCGACAGAGACGCCGGGAGCGGCACCCTCGCCGTGGACGGCGTCCCGGTCGACTCCTACCTCTCCAG GTTTGTGTGGGATGAGGATAAGTACCCGGTAAAGCCGCCACTCAAGGAAATCGTCGCCAGCATCCTATCACGGGTCCGCAAGATCGAAGATCGCTTGAAG GTTCAAGCAGCGGACTATAATTCTGTTAAGAACAAGCTTAAATCAATAACAAGAAAGCAAAGTATAAG CTTAGTGACACGTGATCTTTCGAACCTGGTAAAGCCAGAGGATATTATCACTTCCGAACATCTAACAACACTTCTTGCTGTTGTTCCAAAATACTCCCAACAGAACTGGTTGTCATCCTATGAGTTTTTCGACACATTTGTG GTGCCAAGATCATCTAAAAGACTTTATGAGGATAATGAATATGCTCTCTACACTGTAACACTATTTGCTAAGGTTGTTGACAATTTTAAAGTCTGTGCCCGTGAGAAAGGTTTTCTG ATCCGAGATTTCGCGTACAGTCCTGAAGCACAGGAAAGCAAGAAGGACGAACTGGAAAAGCTCCGGCAAGACGAGGACGCTATGAGAACATCTCTTCTGCAATTCTTATATGCCAGCTACAGCGAG GTATTCAGTTCCTGGATGCATTTTTCTGCTGTATTTCTCTTTGCAGAGAGCATTCTTAGATACGGCCTGTCAACACCATTCCTG TGTGCTGTTCTAGCACCGTCTCCGAAGAGTGAGAAAAACCTAAGCAGCATATTAGAAGAGCTTTGTGGCTTTGCTAATAG CAAATACTGGAAGTCTGAAGATGGCGATCTCGGAGACGAATCCCACCCTTATGTCTCCTCCACCATAAATGTTGTGTGA